The following are encoded together in the Nocardioides sp. Arc9.136 genome:
- a CDS encoding carbohydrate ABC transporter permease encodes MTTALTEERAAGAPAPTPPAKRPRTRRVSRPSETRGAWTLMAPYVVLLMIGGIIPVGYAVKTSLERSPTPLDPTTGFGGVDSFKTVFTDYRFLDTFTNVFATLVVWLPIMMLGIVGLALLIHASPGRFGSTMRFVYYIPGALAGIANFVLWVYLLNPAQSPIEGFWNALGIETIKQAVATPGHLPFILTAMMFFQGVGSWIIVVNGGLNGISEETLEAASLDGANAWQLAWHVKLPIIKPWIGYAALMNLAYGFQLFLEPQLLDQVSSNALPDQWTPTQLGYAFAFSNYNFPAAAAMSLILLVITLVIGLLIVFRSGLFGEEEH; translated from the coding sequence ATGACGACCGCGCTCACCGAGGAGCGGGCGGCCGGCGCCCCTGCGCCGACCCCACCGGCCAAGCGCCCACGCACCCGACGGGTGTCGCGGCCGAGCGAGACCCGGGGCGCCTGGACGCTCATGGCGCCGTACGTCGTGCTGCTGATGATCGGCGGCATCATCCCGGTCGGGTACGCCGTGAAGACCTCGCTCGAGCGCTCGCCCACGCCGCTCGACCCGACCACGGGCTTCGGGGGCGTCGACAGCTTCAAGACCGTCTTCACCGACTACCGGTTCCTCGACACCTTCACCAACGTCTTCGCCACGCTCGTGGTCTGGCTGCCGATCATGATGCTCGGCATCGTCGGCCTGGCCCTGCTGATCCACGCCAGCCCGGGCCGGTTCGGCTCGACGATGCGCTTCGTCTACTACATCCCCGGCGCGCTGGCCGGCATCGCGAACTTCGTCCTCTGGGTCTACCTGCTCAACCCCGCCCAGTCGCCGATCGAGGGCTTCTGGAACGCGCTGGGCATCGAGACGATCAAGCAGGCCGTGGCCACGCCCGGGCACCTGCCCTTCATCCTCACCGCGATGATGTTCTTCCAGGGCGTCGGCTCCTGGATCATCGTGGTCAACGGCGGCCTCAACGGCATCTCCGAGGAGACGCTGGAGGCGGCCAGCCTCGACGGCGCGAACGCCTGGCAGCTCGCCTGGCACGTCAAGCTCCCGATCATCAAGCCCTGGATCGGCTACGCCGCGCTGATGAACCTGGCCTACGGGTTCCAGCTGTTCCTCGAGCCGCAGTTGCTCGACCAGGTCTCCAGCAACGCGCTGCCCGACCAGTGGACGCCCACCCAGCTGGGCTACGCGTTCGCCTTCAGCAACTACAACTTCCCCGCCGCGGCCGCGATGTCGTTGATCCTCCTCGTGATCACCCTCGTGATCGGTCTCCTCATCGTCTTCCGCAGCGGTCTCTTCGGCGAGGAGGAGCACTGA
- a CDS encoding carbohydrate ABC transporter permease encodes MTQVAVRPPVDRPTRNGGRPRGVETWSAGRLARVVTMLFVAAIFALPVLGFIAMAFRSNDGVAAGDGGFLGLGDVSLDNARYSWSQVNGFGPDGGLFTRWMLNSLVVAGGGAVLAVLAALPAGYAMARLRFRLRRAVLLVTLVTMVMPNTVLVIPLFLEVNAVGAVGELWPVALIMGFFPFGVYLSYIHFMTTMPRELVEAARIDGLTETAIFWRIGLPISKQAAVLVTFFAFVANWTNFFLPLALLSSVQDNQTVSIGLQQLIGASPLFNPTVAAGLDVKLYMPQLALATFISMLPLLAVFLGAQKFLIRGETVGAVKG; translated from the coding sequence ATGACGCAGGTCGCAGTCCGGCCCCCGGTGGACCGGCCCACCCGGAACGGCGGTCGCCCGCGCGGCGTCGAGACCTGGAGCGCCGGCCGGCTGGCCCGCGTGGTGACCATGCTGTTCGTCGCCGCGATCTTCGCGCTCCCGGTCCTCGGGTTCATCGCCATGGCGTTCCGCTCCAACGACGGGGTCGCCGCCGGCGACGGCGGCTTCCTCGGCCTGGGCGACGTGTCGCTGGACAACGCCCGCTACAGCTGGTCGCAGGTCAACGGCTTCGGTCCCGACGGCGGGCTCTTCACCCGCTGGATGCTCAACTCCCTGGTGGTGGCCGGCGGCGGTGCGGTCCTCGCCGTCCTGGCCGCGCTCCCGGCCGGCTACGCGATGGCCCGGCTGCGCTTCCGCCTGCGCCGCGCGGTCCTGCTGGTCACGCTCGTCACGATGGTCATGCCGAACACCGTGCTGGTCATCCCGCTCTTCCTCGAGGTCAACGCCGTGGGAGCGGTCGGGGAGCTGTGGCCGGTGGCGCTGATCATGGGCTTCTTCCCCTTCGGCGTGTACCTCTCCTACATCCACTTCATGACGACCATGCCGCGCGAGCTGGTCGAGGCCGCGCGCATCGACGGGCTCACCGAGACGGCGATCTTCTGGCGGATCGGCCTGCCGATCTCCAAGCAGGCGGCCGTCCTGGTCACGTTCTTCGCCTTCGTCGCCAACTGGACCAACTTCTTCCTGCCGCTCGCCCTGCTCTCCTCGGTCCAGGACAACCAGACGGTCTCCATCGGCCTGCAGCAGCTCATCGGCGCCAGCCCGCTGTTCAACCCCACCGTCGCGGCCGGCCTCGACGTCAAGCTCTACATGCCGCAGCTGGCCCTGGCCACCTTCATCTCCATGCTGCCGCTGCTCGCCGTCTTCCTCGGCGCGCAGAAGTTCCTGATCCGCGGGGAGACGGTCGGGGCGGTGAAGGGCTGA
- a CDS encoding Gfo/Idh/MocA family protein: MEPSRLPELDPHPGYTLALPDHPRPIVVLGAGGIVRDAHLPAYAKAGFDVASITDLRLERAEELAAQHGVPATYDDVAAAVAAAPADAVFDVALPPEAHVEVLEQLPDGAAVLLQKPLGNHLPDGVRTRQVCRRKGLVAAVNTQLRFAPYVAAARELVAAGTIGELYDLEVRVSVNTPWEMFPYVLDLDRLEINMHSVHYLDLVRSFLGDPTGVSAVTVRHPGKSHANSRSDIALHYGDRPVRVVVSTNHDHHFGERHEESFVKWEGTRGAVRAQLGLLLDYPRGGEDLLEVVTDDRLDEGWRPVPFEGSWFPDAFIGSMSVLQRHLEGSIPSLPTSVEDVFRTMAVVEAAYRSAAAGGEPPPYDA; the protein is encoded by the coding sequence ATGGAGCCCAGCCGGCTGCCCGAGCTGGACCCCCACCCGGGCTACACCCTCGCGCTGCCCGACCACCCGCGACCGATCGTGGTCCTGGGCGCCGGCGGCATCGTGCGGGACGCCCACCTGCCGGCGTACGCCAAGGCCGGCTTCGACGTCGCCAGCATCACCGACCTCCGGCTCGAGCGGGCCGAGGAGCTCGCCGCGCAGCACGGCGTGCCGGCGACGTACGACGACGTCGCAGCCGCCGTCGCAGCCGCGCCGGCCGACGCGGTGTTCGACGTGGCCCTGCCGCCCGAGGCGCACGTCGAGGTGCTCGAGCAGCTCCCGGACGGCGCCGCCGTGCTCCTGCAGAAGCCGCTCGGCAACCACCTGCCCGACGGCGTGCGGACCCGCCAGGTCTGCCGCCGCAAGGGCCTGGTCGCCGCGGTCAACACCCAGCTGCGCTTCGCGCCGTACGTCGCGGCCGCGCGCGAGCTGGTCGCGGCCGGCACGATCGGCGAGCTCTACGACCTCGAGGTCCGGGTCTCGGTCAACACGCCGTGGGAGATGTTCCCCTACGTCCTCGACCTCGACCGGCTCGAGATCAACATGCACAGCGTCCACTACCTCGACCTGGTCCGCTCCTTCCTCGGCGACCCGACCGGCGTCTCGGCCGTCACCGTGCGCCACCCGGGGAAGTCGCACGCCAACAGCCGCTCGGACATCGCCCTGCACTACGGCGACCGGCCGGTGCGCGTGGTCGTCTCGACCAACCACGACCACCACTTCGGCGAGCGCCACGAGGAGTCGTTCGTGAAGTGGGAGGGCACGCGCGGAGCGGTCCGCGCGCAGCTCGGCCTGCTCCTGGACTACCCCCGCGGGGGCGAGGACCTGCTCGAGGTGGTCACCGACGACCGGCTCGACGAGGGCTGGCGGCCGGTGCCGTTCGAGGGCTCGTGGTTCCCCGACGCCTTCATCGGGTCCATGTCGGTCCTGCAGCGCCACCTCGAGGGGTCGATCCCCTCGCTGCCGACCTCGGTCGAGGACGTCTTCCGGACCATGGCCGTCGTCGAGGCGGCCTACCGGTCCGCCGCGGCCGGCGGCGAGCCGCCGCCGTACGACGCCTGA
- a CDS encoding fumarylacetoacetate hydrolase family protein, with amino-acid sequence MRIARLGPRGAETPTVVVDGTHLDLRPVLGGGDVDRAFLAGGGLARIAEAVAAGTLEELPGAADLRTGAPVARPGKVVCIGLNYRDHAEETGAAIPEEPVVFMKDPSTVVGPHDTVLVPIGSTKTDWEVELGVVIGARARYLASPDDALAHVAGYVVSHDVSEREFQLERGGQWDKGKSCETFNPLGPVLVTADEVPDPQALRLSLAVNGTKRQDGTTADMVFGVAHVIWYLSQFMVLEPGDVINTGTPAGVALGIEGQPFLRAGDVVELEIEGLGTQRQAFEQATR; translated from the coding sequence ATGAGAATCGCCCGCCTCGGGCCCCGTGGCGCCGAGACCCCGACCGTGGTCGTCGACGGCACCCACCTCGACCTCCGTCCCGTCCTCGGCGGCGGTGACGTCGACCGCGCCTTCCTCGCCGGCGGCGGGCTGGCGCGGATCGCCGAGGCGGTCGCCGCAGGCACCCTCGAGGAGCTCCCGGGCGCCGCGGACCTGCGCACCGGCGCACCGGTCGCGCGGCCCGGCAAGGTCGTGTGCATCGGCCTGAACTACCGCGACCACGCCGAGGAGACCGGCGCCGCGATCCCCGAGGAGCCGGTCGTCTTCATGAAGGACCCCTCCACCGTCGTCGGTCCCCACGACACCGTCCTCGTCCCGATCGGGTCCACCAAGACCGACTGGGAGGTCGAGCTCGGCGTCGTCATCGGCGCCCGGGCGCGCTACCTGGCCTCGCCCGACGACGCGCTCGCGCACGTCGCGGGGTACGTCGTCTCCCACGACGTCTCCGAGCGAGAGTTCCAGCTCGAGCGCGGCGGCCAGTGGGACAAGGGCAAGAGCTGCGAGACCTTCAACCCGCTCGGCCCGGTGCTCGTCACCGCCGACGAGGTCCCCGACCCGCAGGCGCTCCGGCTCTCCCTGGCCGTCAACGGCACCAAGCGGCAGGACGGCACCACGGCCGACATGGTCTTCGGCGTCGCGCACGTCATCTGGTACCTCAGCCAGTTCATGGTCCTCGAGCCCGGCGACGTCATCAACACCGGCACGCCGGCGGGCGTGGCGCTCGGCATCGAGGGCCAGCCGTTCCTGCGGGCCGGCGACGTGGTCGAGCTCGAGATCGAGGGGCTCGGCACGCAGCGCCAGGCCTTCGAGCAGGCGACCCGATGA
- a CDS encoding SDR family NAD(P)-dependent oxidoreductase: MSADPTREYDGLVAAVTGGGAGIGLAVVEELAARGARVAALDLDTSEVPAGVLGVTCDVTDRSSVEAAVATVAERLGGLDVLVNNAGISAVGTVEDLSDDDWHRVLDVNVVGVARVSAAALPHLRRSAHAAVVNMCSIGALNGLPQRALYNASKGAVLSLTYAMATDHVHDGIRVNCVSPGTVHTGFVDRMLQRFPDPAKEKAALDARQATGRMVTPEEVATAVAYLASPRSGSTTGSALEVDGGVTHLRARPVQVTS; this comes from the coding sequence ATGAGTGCGGACCCGACCCGGGAGTACGACGGGCTCGTCGCCGCCGTCACGGGTGGCGGCGCGGGGATCGGCCTGGCCGTCGTCGAGGAGCTCGCCGCCCGCGGGGCCCGCGTGGCGGCGCTCGACCTGGACACCTCCGAGGTGCCCGCGGGCGTCCTCGGCGTCACCTGCGACGTCACCGACCGCTCCTCGGTCGAGGCGGCCGTCGCCACGGTCGCCGAGCGCCTCGGCGGCCTCGACGTGCTGGTCAACAATGCCGGCATCAGCGCGGTGGGCACCGTGGAGGACCTCTCCGACGACGACTGGCACCGCGTCCTCGACGTCAACGTCGTGGGCGTCGCCCGGGTCTCGGCCGCGGCGCTGCCGCACCTGCGCCGCTCGGCGCACGCCGCGGTCGTCAACATGTGCTCGATCGGTGCCCTCAACGGGCTGCCGCAGCGGGCGCTCTACAACGCCTCCAAGGGAGCGGTGCTCTCGCTCACCTACGCCATGGCGACCGACCACGTGCACGACGGGATCCGCGTCAACTGCGTCTCGCCCGGCACGGTGCACACCGGCTTCGTCGACCGCATGCTGCAGCGCTTCCCCGACCCGGCCAAGGAGAAGGCGGCGCTCGACGCCCGCCAGGCGACCGGCCGGATGGTCACCCCCGAGGAGGTGGCCACCGCGGTGGCGTACCTCGCGAGCCCCCGGTCGGGCTCGACCACCGGCTCGGCGCTCGAGGTCGACGGCGGCGTGACCCACCTGCGGGCCCGACCCGTGCAGGTGACCTCGTGA